One window from the genome of Sandaracinaceae bacterium encodes:
- a CDS encoding HEAT repeat domain-containing protein encodes MGALVLASAVASAQSDRTQYFIDLLGTSTSFSVRAQAALALGRVPPSNDVRTALTAALRDEAPAVRAAAASAIQRQADTQLLATLRSAVQSERDPTVRDAERRAIASLESAGTSGSSSATASTGSTTTPRSTGTPRYYVAIGQPGDNSSALSATQVASLQRYITDQVGGVEGVVLAPAGETPAAGTRALRSNRLVGYFIDASVVSVEEAADGTSARVSVILATYPGRDMRAMLSGSARVPNARGADAVQRAVQGAVQGALRRLSQAMEASGARASR; translated from the coding sequence TTGGGCGCGCTCGTGCTGGCGTCCGCCGTCGCGAGCGCGCAGTCGGATCGCACGCAGTATTTCATCGACCTGCTCGGCACATCGACGTCGTTCAGCGTGCGCGCGCAGGCCGCCCTCGCGCTCGGCCGCGTGCCTCCGTCCAACGATGTGCGGACCGCGTTGACGGCGGCGCTGCGGGACGAGGCGCCCGCCGTGCGCGCGGCCGCCGCGTCCGCCATCCAACGCCAGGCAGACACGCAGCTCCTCGCGACGCTCCGGTCCGCGGTGCAATCCGAGCGCGACCCCACCGTGCGTGATGCAGAGCGTCGCGCGATCGCGAGCTTGGAGTCTGCCGGAACGAGCGGGAGCAGCAGCGCGACCGCGTCGACCGGCTCGACGACCACACCGCGGAGCACGGGGACCCCGCGCTACTACGTCGCCATCGGGCAGCCGGGCGACAACTCGTCGGCGCTCAGCGCAACCCAGGTCGCGTCCCTGCAGCGCTACATCACCGATCAAGTGGGGGGTGTCGAAGGGGTCGTGCTGGCCCCCGCGGGCGAGACCCCAGCGGCCGGGACGCGAGCGCTCCGCTCCAACCGCCTGGTCGGCTACTTCATCGACGCCTCGGTGGTGAGCGTCGAGGAGGCCGCGGACGGAACGTCGGCCCGGGTCTCGGTCATCCTCGCGACATACCCAGGGCGCGACATGCGGGCGATGCTCAGCGGTTCGGCGCGGGTCCCCAACGCGCGCGGCGCCGACGCCGTCCAGCGCGCGGTGCAGGGGGCTGTGCAGGGCGCTCTGCGGCGACTGTCACAGGCCATGGAGGCCAGCGGGGCACGTGCCTCGCGCTGA
- a CDS encoding YraN family protein — MTLERQRLARRAEEQVAEYLVRRGFRVIGMNVRAGRLELDVVAERRGLVVVCEVRARSSDRFGSPAETIDYRKVARVREATRRWLEREGRLGQAVRLDAAALTFDGPQATVGRMEYYEGAL; from the coding sequence ATGACTCTCGAGCGACAACGACTCGCCCGCCGCGCGGAAGAGCAAGTGGCGGAGTACCTGGTGCGGAGGGGCTTCCGCGTGATCGGCATGAACGTCCGCGCAGGGCGATTGGAGCTGGACGTCGTGGCCGAGCGTCGCGGGCTCGTCGTGGTGTGCGAGGTTCGAGCACGCAGCAGCGATCGGTTCGGCTCACCTGCCGAGACGATCGACTACCGGAAGGTCGCGCGCGTACGTGAGGCCACGCGTCGTTGGCTCGAGCGGGAAGGGCGTCTGGGACAGGCCGTGCGGTTGGATGCGGCGGCGCTCACGTTCGATGGACCGCAGGCGACCGTGGGACGCATGGAGTACTACGAGGGCGCCCTCTGA
- a CDS encoding tetratricopeptide repeat protein translates to MKRNQNTRVGVLLALAAPVYAAAFGPAVAAAQTGGVCIPPNVREEVESCQEGLERREVRAGSRAPSGVGPDQRAAQESAGPGYEIDRQAEARGQAIQARQRALVEQEVTLLRRLVRNTRQTDARRPEILLRLASTLFEYQSALNADVQSYNEPIYEHCNNHPNRQRCTEQRQAQQAARDRLSEAQRDTIRAYYQLMTEHADYPRMDEVLFSLAFGLSEIREHDQAREVYLKLIQDYPTSRFVPHAYLSFGEYYFDEGDMDAALRFYAKVVEYPPENNSVYGYALYKTAWAQYNNENFRGSLQAFVQVIEFATQNESATDGGNLARKSRLELIMPYARTGSPNQALRFFRRYATDEAEALRMLESLGEQYYDTGHWDETIAVYHQLMAESPNSDHLCKWQSKVTNATISKNSDRQAHVRELSRLRDIQARFVADESHPASARNECKAETATVLLWQAVGLHREAVGADEEHPGTNNVETMRAAAALYQLILDGYPDLDELEFSDIDERDRPTRYRISYYAAELLWKMQDWQRCGPAFDAVVSLDPRGEYTADAAYAAVLCYNNLYQAQYQSREGEVRSATPAAEGSAEAAAQFASRELTPLEAGMVRAFNRYLCFVTEADEVVMVKYRRARIYYEANHYQEAAIAFRDIAMNHPQAEQAEFAANLYLDSLNVLGTQIGSGNAACLTEMEQAIPPLTQLYCATPARQQQFQDLCPVLTTIQCQLRRKQAELFERNHRYREAAGVYRDIYVEFQDCGAKDELLWNAALNLEAANLVGLAIQARQNLIRLHPDSPLAAKSVYLIGANYQSLAFYERAAEFYERFAREYPRMDGSSCTDQERADDLCPSAPDALRNATLFRMGLGDTEQAIANAELFSTNYARTRPRETAQVHFSIGSIYERTNQPDHTIRYYRHFLRDFSRTAAPHQIIQANTAIGRAMWAQDDQGGAAGNFRAAAAAWRNNAARRILAMEDVSQEERVQWVRQAVDATAEALFYLAEYKFHEAQAIRFPEYRGGRSLDRVNRWATTEFTQWVQRKFAAIGAAINEYNKIATVTVEIEGTGTIDSPPWQIAAASRIGEMFDRFVQNFREAPIPAEIERDEELYGIYADALDNASQPYLVEAIDKYRFCLTTATNVRWFNQWSRACEANLNRLNPREYPMSAELRGPPDFVVEPPSRPGMEELGSGDSAETTGAAGGESGDQS, encoded by the coding sequence ATGAAACGAAACCAGAATACTCGAGTTGGTGTGCTGCTGGCCTTGGCCGCCCCCGTCTACGCGGCGGCGTTCGGGCCGGCCGTGGCCGCTGCGCAGACCGGTGGGGTGTGCATCCCGCCGAACGTCCGCGAAGAGGTGGAGTCGTGTCAGGAGGGCCTCGAGCGGCGTGAGGTGCGCGCAGGCTCGCGCGCGCCTTCCGGCGTCGGGCCGGATCAGCGGGCCGCACAGGAGTCGGCTGGTCCCGGGTACGAGATCGACCGTCAGGCAGAAGCCCGCGGGCAGGCGATCCAGGCGCGCCAGCGCGCCCTGGTGGAGCAGGAGGTGACGCTGCTGCGTCGCTTGGTGCGCAACACGCGCCAGACCGACGCGCGCCGCCCGGAGATCCTCCTGCGTCTCGCGTCGACGCTGTTCGAGTACCAGTCGGCGCTCAACGCGGACGTGCAGTCGTACAACGAGCCGATCTACGAGCACTGCAACAACCACCCGAACCGTCAGCGCTGCACCGAGCAGCGTCAGGCGCAGCAGGCCGCGCGCGACCGCCTCTCCGAGGCGCAGCGCGACACCATCCGCGCCTACTACCAGTTGATGACGGAGCACGCGGACTACCCGCGCATGGACGAGGTGCTCTTCTCGCTGGCCTTCGGTCTGAGCGAGATCCGCGAGCACGACCAGGCGCGCGAGGTGTACCTCAAGCTCATCCAGGACTACCCCACCAGCCGCTTCGTCCCGCACGCGTACCTCAGCTTTGGCGAGTACTACTTCGACGAGGGCGACATGGACGCGGCGCTGCGCTTCTACGCCAAGGTCGTCGAGTATCCGCCCGAGAACAACTCGGTCTATGGCTACGCGCTCTACAAGACCGCCTGGGCCCAGTACAACAACGAGAACTTCCGCGGGTCGCTCCAGGCCTTCGTGCAGGTCATCGAGTTCGCGACGCAGAACGAGTCCGCCACGGACGGCGGCAACCTGGCTCGCAAGTCGCGCCTCGAGCTCATCATGCCGTACGCCCGCACGGGCTCGCCCAACCAGGCCCTGCGCTTCTTCCGGCGCTACGCCACGGACGAAGCCGAGGCCCTGCGCATGCTCGAGTCCCTTGGAGAGCAATACTACGACACGGGTCACTGGGACGAGACCATCGCCGTCTATCACCAGCTGATGGCGGAGAGCCCCAACAGCGACCACCTCTGCAAGTGGCAGTCGAAGGTCACCAACGCGACCATCTCGAAGAACTCGGACCGCCAGGCCCACGTGCGCGAGCTCAGCCGCCTGCGCGACATCCAGGCGCGCTTCGTGGCCGACGAGTCGCACCCCGCGTCCGCACGCAACGAGTGCAAGGCGGAGACGGCGACCGTGCTCCTGTGGCAGGCCGTCGGTCTGCACCGTGAGGCCGTGGGTGCCGACGAAGAGCACCCCGGCACCAACAACGTGGAGACCATGCGCGCGGCAGCGGCGCTCTACCAGCTCATCCTGGACGGGTATCCGGACCTGGACGAGCTCGAGTTCTCCGACATCGACGAGCGTGACCGCCCCACGCGATACCGCATCAGCTACTACGCCGCCGAGCTCCTGTGGAAGATGCAGGACTGGCAGCGTTGCGGTCCGGCGTTCGACGCGGTGGTCAGTCTCGACCCACGGGGCGAGTACACGGCGGACGCCGCGTACGCCGCCGTGCTCTGCTACAACAACCTGTACCAGGCGCAGTACCAGAGCCGCGAGGGCGAGGTCCGTTCGGCCACGCCGGCGGCCGAGGGCAGCGCGGAGGCGGCAGCGCAGTTCGCGTCGCGCGAGCTGACGCCGCTCGAGGCGGGCATGGTGCGCGCGTTCAACCGCTACCTGTGCTTCGTCACCGAGGCGGACGAGGTGGTGATGGTCAAGTACCGTCGCGCCCGCATCTACTACGAGGCGAACCACTATCAAGAGGCCGCCATCGCGTTCCGCGACATCGCCATGAACCACCCGCAGGCGGAGCAGGCGGAGTTTGCGGCCAACCTCTACCTGGACAGCCTGAACGTGCTCGGGACGCAGATCGGCAGCGGCAACGCGGCTTGTCTGACCGAGATGGAGCAGGCCATCCCGCCGCTGACGCAGCTCTACTGTGCGACGCCGGCTCGCCAGCAGCAGTTCCAGGACCTGTGTCCGGTGCTCACGACCATCCAGTGTCAGCTGCGCCGCAAGCAGGCCGAGCTCTTCGAGCGCAACCACCGCTACCGCGAGGCAGCCGGTGTGTATCGCGACATCTACGTCGAGTTCCAGGACTGCGGTGCCAAGGACGAGCTGCTGTGGAACGCTGCGCTGAACCTCGAGGCGGCCAACCTGGTGGGTCTCGCCATCCAGGCGCGCCAGAACCTCATCCGCCTCCACCCCGACAGCCCGCTGGCGGCCAAGTCGGTCTACCTGATCGGCGCGAACTACCAGTCGCTAGCTTTCTACGAGCGCGCCGCGGAGTTCTACGAGCGGTTCGCCCGTGAGTACCCGCGCATGGACGGCAGCAGCTGCACCGACCAGGAGCGTGCGGACGACCTGTGTCCCAGCGCTCCTGATGCCCTCCGCAATGCCACTCTGTTCCGGATGGGCCTCGGCGACACGGAGCAGGCCATCGCGAACGCGGAGCTGTTCTCCACGAACTATGCCCGCACGCGGCCTCGCGAGACGGCTCAGGTGCACTTCTCGATCGGCTCGATCTACGAGCGCACCAACCAGCCGGACCACACCATCCGCTACTACCGCCACTTCCTGCGGGACTTCTCGCGCACGGCGGCGCCACATCAGATCATCCAAGCCAACACGGCCATCGGTCGCGCGATGTGGGCCCAGGACGACCAGGGCGGCGCGGCGGGCAACTTCCGTGCGGCAGCGGCGGCGTGGCGCAACAACGCTGCGCGGCGCATCCTCGCGATGGAGGATGTTTCGCAGGAGGAGCGCGTCCAGTGGGTGCGACAGGCAGTCGACGCCACCGCGGAGGCCCTCTTCTACCTCGCGGAGTACAAGTTCCACGAGGCCCAGGCCATCCGCTTCCCCGAGTACCGGGGTGGACGCAGCCTGGACCGCGTGAACCGCTGGGCCACCACGGAGTTCACGCAGTGGGTGCAGCGCAAGTTCGCGGCCATCGGTGCAGCGATCAACGAGTACAACAAGATCGCCACCGTCACGGTGGAGATCGAGGGTACGGGCACCATCGACTCGCCTCCGTGGCAGATCGCTGCTGCGTCGCGCATCGGTGAGATGTTCGATCGCTTCGTGCAGAACTTCCGCGAGGCGCCCATCCCGGCCGAGATCGAGCGCGACGAGGAGCTGTATGGCATCTATGCGGACGCTCTCGACAACGCGTCTCAACCCTACTTGGTGGAAGCGATCGACAAGTACCGCTTCTGCCTCACCACGGCCACGAACGTGCGCTGGTTCAACCAGTGGTCCCGCGCTTGCGAGGCCAACCTGAACCGCCTCAACCCGCGTGAGTACCCGATGTCCGCCGAGCTGCGGGGTCCCCCCGACTTCGTCGTGGAGCCCCCGTCGCGACCGGGCATGGAAGAGCTGGGATCGGGTGACAGCGCAGAGACCACCGGCGCAGCGGGTGGCGAATCGGGAGATCAGTCATGA